The Ignicoccus hospitalis KIN4/I genome includes the window CTGTGAGGGACTTTGACGAAGTCCAACCACGTGTCGCCGGCCTCGACGTCCTCGAGGAGGGTTATCCGTAAGTGGTCAAGCTTCCTGTTCGACGTTTCCAACTTCGCACCAGCCCGCCTTTTACACAAAAACGCTCTATTTTACTGGTTCTCGCAGTCCCGGGGCTCAAGCCTTGGAGAGGAGGACTAAGGAGACCGTGGTCAAAGTGGAGAAGTGCGAGCGCGCGAGCGCAGACGTGGAGATACCCTTCTTCCGCCACATGCTCGAGACGTTCTTGAAGCATTCCGGCCTGGCCGCTTGCATAAGCGCTCGCGACCTCCAAGGCTTTGATGACCACCACTTGGTGGAGGACGTGGCCATAGTTCTGGGAAGGTTCTTGAAAGAAGAGTTCGCTAAGAAGGTGGAAGAGGGAACTCTCAAGAGGTTCACGTGGTCTTTGGTCCCCATGGACGAGGCGCTGGCGCGCTGCGCGCTCGACGTCTCAGGGAGAGGAGGCTTCTACGGCAGTATGGAGTTCGAGCGGGAGGAGATAGGCGGCCTCGCGCTGGAGAACGTGGAGCACTTCTTCGAGACCCTCGCTCGGGAGGCAAGGATCACGTTGCACTTAGACCTCCTTAAGGGCAAGAACGACCATCACAAAGTAGAAGCGTTGTTCAAGGCGTTCGCCAAGTGTGTGTCCGAAGCGCTGGGGTACGGCGGAGAGCTCAGCACCAAGGGGGTGATAGAGATCAATGGTCAGTAAATTGAACGTTTTAAACTTTTGACTCCATTCTATCTATACAATAGTATATCATGCCCTTCAGCCGTAATAATCGATATATATCCTAATATTGTGAATCGAGCCCGAAGCAACTAGCAAATCGAGGATGCCGGTAACTGGCATAGTTAATGTACGGATTAGCTTTCCCAGAACTCTAGCTACCATCTTTGAGCCTCCTTCTAAGCGCGACTAGGAAGACACTAGCCAACGCAACGACGGGGGTCTCGGGCTTTGTCGTACTAGACAGTATCGTAGTTGTCTCTACTAAGGTGGTTGGAACCAGCGTTACAGACGTTGTAACCACAGCGGTGTTAGTAAGAGTTACGTTCGCCGGAGGGAAGAACCCGTATATGGGTTCCCTCTCAGCGTACTTCCTCACCCTGACCCAGTCCCAGAAGTCCGATACGTTGACCTTCTTCCTCTGTTCTACTTTAAACTTCCCACCGAAGTTGGGGCACTGCAGCGAAGTGCTGGCCAATAAGTTCCCGTTCTGATCGAAGACGTTTATTGAGAAGGTTCCGTTGAACGAGACCTTAAAGGTCAGCCACCGGTGATCGGGGAACGCGTCGAGCAGTTTGACGTCTTCCACTTGACCGTTGCATATCAACCTAGAGCTCAAGGAGGTCCCGTCCATTTCGTGTAACGAAAGCTCGTTCCCGCTCCGGTCTTCAATTACTAACGCGTTCCACTGGTCGTCCCCGCCCATGTTCATTACCTTGGCCTCAACCAGGAACTCGCTTACCGATATCTCCTTGCTTACCATGTTCGACCAGTGGTCGCTCCCCCACACCTCTAACTGGCCGTCGTAGATCTTGTAATTGATTGGTAAGTAAGTACCGCTGCCCAGAATCCACTTGGTAGAGTTCAGCTGGGTTTCAGAGAAGTCGTCGTAGAAGTCAAACACTTGGTCCCCGCTTACAGCCCCGTTCGCGACTCTCTCAATTATTAGGTATATTCCGCTCTTGGCCGGTATCGACGGGACCCTTATCCAGACATAGCCATCGCCTTTCAATGGATCTGCTGTACACTCATCATTAGCAGTTTCGTAGCAG containing:
- a CDS encoding imidazoleglycerol-phosphate dehydratase, encoding MERRTKETVVKVEKCERASADVEIPFFRHMLETFLKHSGLAACISARDLQGFDDHHLVEDVAIVLGRFLKEEFAKKVEEGTLKRFTWSLVPMDEALARCALDVSGRGGFYGSMEFEREEIGGLALENVEHFFETLAREARITLHLDLLKGKNDHHKVEALFKAFAKCVSEALGYGGELSTKGVIEINGQ